The Lepeophtheirus salmonis chromosome 3, UVic_Lsal_1.4, whole genome shotgun sequence genomic interval ATTACAATAACACGTGTATTTTCCTGCCATGTCATATGCCAAAAATCGCTTCTTGTTGAAGTTAAACACCCTTGAGTAGCTATGTAGTGCTTGCTCAGTTTTTTTCCTCCTAAATCCACCTCTGGAAGAATATgatttgcatttatataattGTGAGACTCTAGACCCTTAAGAATCACACGCGTATGATCAAATGgaaggatatttttataacgATTTCGATTCTTGTTCTCAACTTTCTGTCCTTCAGATCGAGTATACTTATGCTTACACTCCTGTTGTTGCAGAGATTCAAATTCTTCCCAGAAACCTGCTCTTCCACAAACAATTTGAGAATTCATATTGCTTTTAGACGTATTAGATGTCATTGTAAGTCCGCCATCACTTATAGGAGTTCCCAAAGCAGGATTCATATTGTTATAAGTCAAGTTATCATTCTCTTTTTGTAATTCTCGTACACGATTATTAATTCCAGATGCAGATATTCTTGTTGCATTGCATGGTTGTTTCAAATGAACGACTGTGCCTGATGTTTCAACCATAGGATTTCGTTTGTAATGTTCTACAAGTTCTCTAAGCGAATCAAAGCGTTCGCCACCACCAACATCAAACTTGTTGTCTCGATGGAGAATCATGACGTGGGTCACTTTATTTTCAGAACGTGCAGAAACAACAAATTCCCCTGGCTTGGATTGAGACTCCCTTACTAAGAAACTACCATTTTTTCCTTTACCCATTAATACTTGTTCCGCCTCTTTACCTAATAAATTTCCATGAAACCACCTCTCAGTAGTGGGGTCAGCACAGTTTAAAGGATATTTGAGCTCAATAATATcgccatttttttctttgagttgTCCTTGATTTTCCATGTAGAACTGAACAAGCTCTGAGAGGGTCGCAAACTTCTCTCCTCCATACAAATCGTAAAAATCCCCTTTGTTTTGAATCTTGATGTGAGACACTTGTCCATTACGTCTGACGGATAAAGTAAAATCCCCAGGATTGCCTTTAGATGGACATGCTAGAAAACTTCCGTCATAGCCTCTTTCGAATAATAAGTACTCAGCTTCTACACCATGAATATTGGGATGGAACCAACGTCTCCCAGACATCACCGCTAGCACATGCCactccttttcttgatatttattctagattgtttttatgttgatgtatCACATCTGTAGTTCtcaataatttagttttaacCGTGGACCTCTTCCACTTAAATGGATCTccaaagcaaaaaaacaaacgcACTAATCTTTtcactaataaaaaagtaaagaaattgtatcaatataattaattaataaattaaaggaattATACATAGTTTATTATAAAGGAAAACTTTAGTATATAGAACCCCCGTAATGTTACATGGTTACAAGTACCATGATTGAGAACCATTGGTGTACATAAATCCATTCAATAAAAGGAatggtaaaataattttctacaatAACAGATTGATTGACTTTTTGTGTATGTATTACAATTTgcatgattataattaattatatttgatttatatttatacaaataaaaccaaaattgtttttttatattaagcaaatcatcaaaaaatcaacaaagtaATTAAACAATAGAGAcaaggatattattttatatacaaatatttatc includes:
- the LOC121114975 gene encoding tyrosine-protein phosphatase non-receptor type 11; the encoded protein is MSGRRWFHPNIHGVEAEYLLFERGYDGSFLACPSKGNPGDFTLSVRRNGQVSHIKIQNKGDFYDLYGGEKFATLSELVQFYMENQGQLKEKNGDIIELKYPLNCADPTTERWFHGNLLGKEAEQVLMGKGKNGSFLVRESQSKPGEFVVSARSENKVTHVMILHRDNKFDVGGGERFDSLRELVEHYKRNPMVETSGTVVHLKQPCNATRISASGINNRVRELQKENDNLTYNNMNPALGTPISDGGLTMTSNTSKSNMNSQIVCGRAGFWEEFESLQQQECKHKYTRSEGQKVENKNRNRYKNILPFDHTRVILKGLESHNYINANHILPEVDLGGKKLSKHYIATQGCLTSTRSDFWHMTWQENTRVIVMTTKEFERGKVKCAKYWPNISESEIYGCYQVSTIAEKSSKHYTLREFHVSNGHENRKVYHFHFQAWPDHGVPTDPGCVLNFLHDVNMMQESMHSLIPGPVIVHCSAGIGRTGTFIVIDIIIDQIKRQGLDCDIDIQKTIQTVRSYRSGMVQTEAQYKFVYLAVQHHIETVMHRIHAEQKSTREYTNIRYSNEILVGTDLKKHISSSNISVDGKGSCSSTEIEKKIHEFGREKKYKVGDGTVNLNIGPPPQTDPPSPPHKMS